Proteins encoded by one window of Ascochyta rabiei chromosome 1, complete sequence:
- a CDS encoding Rho-type gtpase-activating protein — translation MDSPGGYPESLLDQDGDQDDVVYPCKGCGEILEEGKAFELAGNRWHIDCFRCNTCGTLLDSDANLLLLGDGSLICNDCTYSCNHCGNKIEDLAILTGDQAFCANCFRCRNCKRKIENLRYARTSQGIFCMACHESLMARRRKKSKKPPVPAAPKVDKSLPALPPQFEDQQSQRGAFTPDVETPSEVFSEPTTAEASPRPPQPRRGDSSSNFRRDASPAAADLSRRDNILLPATTYNKDHKHSESDAGDDGILLPFALDPNPAPGPSPLSRASRQFPDRSMGSASTTGEGKSSRNDYFNRPTADPRDKLKENNSRSGSAERPAPASPHIAFQEKGRQPSDHIVSTLRKQRDVSSESPSSNERSRSQHASPAPSSATDAFKLQEVPKNKKADARNRDSESSDSSPRQGSPGAEMSSRLSRPMMEPTFTSTPPVGIQDSPETVSGSSFSSTQRVERPARGDSLRPTSSVQFGDRPAHSPTTPTVEHPQRTSSTHGAHAHLSAGLGISSPVESSRTFSDVPVPPARSAGRPAPPAADTFTSPRAPPQPPSTHKTSESISSLPSESSRDAYAPGSGLPRYSAQGDFSMDEDFARLLGGQDKEDKDSGVFRRVSNAVHKHGRSLSERGSVTSRGHKKWPTNGSVDISSPTIASPDSKEESASLRNELRRAQQRIAELEAEKNGLQESMHSAADIRQANTVLREKRNTMAVLDTQREMVIRELEIMTEHLKHAKESNGSMDINQLKSDILKDFANSLHKLKDQLGGQIEDLISKRAELTEEISNLIQMKDKGFQEYESLTAQNAKLSAMNRELVENIQKTMNNKKGAPPFDVAANGLGIYNTQHKGGKSELSLDAHSLPHEPSFPHIHEGDSEATLAQPQVVNIRKSGKATKFSKLKKGGQAFTTNVTKGFKGAFGSEQKPEEYNSIKVIGTPYGSVHQQPDIASMSSSIKSKDEQTPKGWFGGGNAKGGPSKQPNDRFKPMQMNNSSTNLAADASTVLFGSDLSARCEFEKRMIPGVVSRCIEEVELRGMDVEGVYRKSGGSSQVNQVRSGFESKADYDISDPDLDIHSVTSALKNYFRRLPVPLITFDVYDQFLEAGQLEDPEAQSKALTTAINEIPRAHRDTLQFLVFHLSRVIQHQDENLMTPLNVAVVFAPTIMRPMDIQRELSDVQQQRVAVQALLENYKTVFGEE, via the exons ATGGACTCTCCTGGCGGCTACCCGGAGTCGCTGCTTGACCAGGACGGCGATCAGGACGATGTAGTCTATCCGTGCAAGGGTTGCGGAGAG ATTCTCGAGGAAGGCAAGGCCTTCGAACTTG CGGGCAACAGATGGCACATCGACTGCTTCCGTTGCAACACCTGTGGTACGCTCCTCGACTCGGATGCCAACCTGCTGCTTCTCGGCGACGGATCCCTGATCTGCAACGATTGCACGTACAGCTGCAACCACTGCGGCAACAAGATCGAGGACCTGGCCATCTTGACCGGTGACCAGGCCTTCTGCGCAAACTGTTTCCGATGCAGGAACTGCAAGCGCAAGATCGAGAACCTGCGCTATGCTCGCACATCGCAGGGAATCTTCTGCATGGCCTGCCACGAATCACTGATGGCACGACGACGAAAGAAATCCAAAAAACCTCCCGTACCCGCAGCACCCAAAGTCGACAAGTCTCTCCCAGCGCTCCCGCCGCAGTTCGAAGACCAGCAATCACAACGTGGCGCATTCACTCCAGACGTGGAAACGCCGTCTGAAGTCTTCTCCGAACCCACAACCGCTGAGGCTTCTCCAAGACCTCCTCAGCCTAGAAGGGGCGACTCTTCTTCAAACTTCAGGCGCGATGCTTCCCCGGCGGCAGCCGATCTTTCGCGCAGAG ACAATATCTTGCTCCCAGCGACAACATACAACAAAGACCACAAGCATAGCGAGTCCGACGCCGGTGACGACGGTATTCTCCTTCCATTCGCACTCGACCCCAACCCTGCACCCGGCCCCTCTCCCCTAAGCCGAGCGAGTCGGCAGTTCCCTGATCGATCAATGGGTTCTGCCTCAACAACTGGTGAAGGAAAGAGTAGCCGCAACGACTACTTCAACAGACCTACGGCGGATCCTCGCGACAAGCTGAAGGAGAACAACTCGAGGTCGGGTTCGGCTGAGCGACCGGCACCAGCAAGTCCGCATATCGCGTTCCAGGAAAAGGGAAGACAGCCATCTGACCACATCGTGAGCACGCTCAGGAAGCAGAGGGACGTTTCCAGCGAGTCTCCATCATCCAACGAGCGATCCCGCAGCCAGCATGCCTCCCCAGCACCCTCTTCGGCAACGGATGCCTTCAAATTACAAGAGGTCCCAAAGAACAAGAAGGCGGATGCCAGAAACAGGGACTCGGAGAGTAGTGATTCATCGCCACGCCAAGGCTCTCCCGGTGCTGAGATGTCTTCAAGACTGAGCAGGCCAATGATGGAGCCTACCTTCACGTCCACACCTCCTGTCGGAATACAAGACTCGCCCGAGACAGTGTCTGGATCTTCTTTCAGCTCGACCCAGCGCGTTGAGCGCCCAGCCCGTGGAGATTCTCTAAGACCCACAAGCTCTGTCCAGTTTGGTGACAGACCTGCTCATTCGCCAACAACCCCGACTGTGGAGCACCCTCAACGAACCTCATCGACACACGGAGCACACGCCCATTTGAGTGCAGGTCTTGGTATCAGTAGCCCTGTGGAATCCTCGAGAACCTTTTCTGACGTCCCTGTACCTCCGGCCCGTTCTGCTGGCAGACCAGCGCCTCCAGCTGCAGACACATTCACCTCGCCTCGCGCCCCACCTCAGCCACCCAGCACTCACAAAACCAGCGAGTCGATAAGCAGCCTTCCTAGTGAGAGTTCACGAGATGCGTACGCACCTGGCAGCGGCCTGCCCCGCTATAGTGCACAGGGCGACTTTTCTATGGATGAAGATTTTGCACGTCTTCTCGGTGGTCAAGACAAAGAAGACAAGGACAGTGGTGTCTTCCGCCGCGTCTCGAACGCAGTTCATAAACATGGACGCAGCCTCAGCGAGCGCGGCTCCGTGACCTCGAGAGGTCATAAAAAGTGGCCCACAAACGGCTCTGTTGACATCAGCAGTCCTACAATCGCTTCGCCAGACTCCAAAGAGGAGAGTGCCAGTCTTCGCAATGAATTGCGCCGAGCCCAACAACGCATTGCAGAGTTAGAAGCTGAGAAGAATGGCTTACAAGAGTCTATGCACAGCGCAGCAGATATCAGACAAGCAAACACCGTGCTTCGCGAAAAGCGCAATACAATGGCAGTGCTTGATACACAACGCGAGATGGTCATTCGCGAACTTGAGATTATGACTGAGCATCTCAAACACGCCAAAGAAAGCAATGGGTCCATGGATATCAACCAACTCAAGTCAGACATCCTCAAGGACTTTGCCAACTCCCTGCACAAGCTAAAAGATCAGTTGGGTGGGCAGATCGAAGACCTCATCTCTAAAAGGGCTGAGCTTACAGAGGAAATCTCCAACCTGATTCAAATGAAGGATAAGGGCTTCCAGGAGTACGAATCGCTCACAGCGCAGAACGCCAAACTCTCTGCTATGAACCGGGAGCTTGTTGAAAACATCCAAAAGACAATGAACAACAAGAAGGGGGCGCCCCCCTTCGATGTCGCGGCGAATGGGCTGGGGATTTACAATACTCAGCACAAAGGCGGCAAGTCAGAGCTTTCACTTGACGCTCATAGTCTGCCGCACGAACCCTCATTCCCACACATACACGAGGGGGATAGCGAAGCAACCCTTGCGCAGCCCCAGGTTGTGAACATCCGCAAGAGTGGAAAGGCGACCAAGTTTTCCAAACTCAAGAAAGGTGGCCAAGCTTTCACCACCAACGTGACCAAGGGCTTCAAGGGTGCTTTTGGATCAGAACAGAAACCAGAGGAGTACAACAGCATCAAGGTCATTGGAACGCCGTATGGATCGGTGCACCAACAACCGGACATCGCCTCAATGTCCAGCTCAATTAAGAGCAAAGATGAGCAGACACCGAAGGGCTGGTTTGGCGGAGGCAACGCAAAGGGAGGCCCGAGCAAGCAACCGAACGATCGGTTCAAGCCGATGCAAATGAACAACAGCAGCACCAATCTGGCTGCGGATGCTAGCACCGTGCTTTTTGGATCCGATCTGTCTGCTCGTTGCGAGTTCGAGAAGCGAATGATACCTGGAGTTGTCAGCCGTTGCATCGAAGAAGTGGAGTTACGAGGCATGGACGTTGAGGGTGTGTACCGCAAGAGTGGAGGCAGCTCGCAGGTCAACCAAGTACGGAGCGGTTTTGAGTCGAAGGCGGACTACGACATCTCCGATCCGGATCTCGACATACACTCGGTCACATCAGCTCTGAAGAACTACTTCCGCAGGCTGCCTGTGCCACTGATTACATTCGATGTGTATGATCAGTTCCTGGAGGCTGGCC AACTTGAAGACCCTGAAGCACAGTCCAAAGCGCTTACAACTGCCATCAATGAGATCCCACGAGCTCATCGTGACACCCTACAGTTCCTCGTATTCCACTTGTCACGGGTTATTCAGCATCAAGACGAAAACCTG ATGACTCCACTCAACGTTGCCGTTGTCTTTGCACCTACAATTATGCGCCCGATGGACATCCAACGCGAACTCAGCGACGTTCAACAGCAGCGTGTTGCTGTGCAAGCGCTATTGGAGAATTACAAGACTGTGTTCGGTGAAGAGTGA
- a CDS encoding thiamine metabolism- protein, with product MSPPAAIFDSPAPAVLGNGTDLKKGLAVKAAAVGHDGQAKTLAEFESNWDNFTFAPIRESQVSRAMTRRYFKDLDTYAESDIVIVGAGSCGLSTAFVLASKRPDLKIAIIEAGVAPGGGAWLGGQLFSAMIMRKPAHLFLNELGVPYEDDGDWVTVKHAALFTSTLLSKVLQFPNVKLFNATTVEDLITRPAPTREDANAVRIAGVVTNWTLVSMHHDDQSCMDPNTINAPLVVSTTGHDGPFGAFSVRRLVSMQQIEKLGGMRGLDMRTAEDAIVKRTREIVPGLIVGGMELSEVDGANRMGPTFGAMALSGVKAAEEALNVWDERSAQNAE from the exons ATGTCTCCTCCCGCCGCCATCTTCGATTCCCCTGCCCCGGCCGTTCTTGGCAATGGTACAGACCTTAAGAAAGGCCTTGCTGTCAAGGCTGCCGCTGTGGGCCATGATGGTCAGGCCAAGACTCTGGCCGAATTCGAGAGCAACTGGGACAACTTCACCTTTGCTCCCATCCGTGAGAGCCAGGTATCCAGGGCCATGA CCCGCCGCTACTTCAAGGACCTCGACACGTACGCCGAGTCTGACATTGTCATTGTCGGCGCGGGATCGTGTGGTCTGTCCACAGCCTTCGTGCTCGCGTCCAAGCGTCCCGACCTTAAAATCGCCATCATCGAGGCCGGTGTCGCCCCTGGTGGAGGTGCTTGGCTCGGCGGTCAGCTCTTCAGCGCCATGATTATGCGCAAGCCTGCTCACCTGTTCCTCAACGAGCTTGGTGTGCCGTACGAGGATGATGGCGACTGGGTCACCGTCAAGCACGCGGCGCTGTTCACATCGACTCTTTTGAGCAAGGTGCTGCAGTTCCCCAACGTCAAGCTTTTCAACGCCACTACCGTTGAGGACTTGATCACCCGCCCTGCCCCCACGAGGGAAGATGCCAATGCAGTCCGCATTGCTGGTGTTGTCACCAATTGGACTCTGGTCTCTATGCACCACGACG ACCAGTCCTGCATGGACCCCAACACCATCAATGCGCCCCTGGTCGTCTCTACCACCGGTCACGACGGGCCATTCGGTGCCTTCAGCGTCAGGCGTCTTGTCAGTATGCAGCAGATCGAGAAGCTCGGTGGCATGCGTGGTCTTGACATGCGTACTGCCGAGGATGCCATTGTTAAGCGCACCCGTGAGATTGTGCCTGGCCTGATTGTGGGTGGCATGGAGCTCAGTGAGGTCGATGGAGCGAACCGCATGGGACCTACATTCGGCGCCATGGCACTCAGTGGTGTCAAGGCTGCCGAGGAGGCTCTCAATGTGTGGGACGAGAGGAGCGCTCAGAACGCCGAGTAA
- a CDS encoding suppressor of tub2 mutation, translating to MEEQTAALLAALKKQASTNVDQRLNLFGSLKSSIKHQRVPESCQADILECIRLAMTAQTSAQLVTAGFSTLSHLVKRLVLQKETHVVTAHSSQLCPVLLDRLGDAREAHRSAASVLLVELYSWCHVDIDAGIHSAMTGTNPRAKDAAMTWVVKMNKNHSLPFKNYVNPLVANLEDADPEVRNVAKNAIVSLFQSVPNSALANLKKQLAVYNVRKATVTFITAQLDDPAMDDEHHEPVPAPVREPQRERALPTSRAKALQPDTGFADSLPTEQAPPTEAVPMDPIQVYTQRELEDIFRDMAPPFEGRENEQNWIGRDKNTTKLRRILMGNAPTEFHAVFMAGIKSLLDGILKVANTLRTTMSTNGCHLVQELAKTLGPAIDPWVEILLQSFIKMCAATKNIAAQNGNVTVDALLSNVSYNNRILQHVQFASQDKNVQPRTFSANWVKTLIRKHKSQIEHSGGLDSFDKILKKGLADANPKVREAYRSTYWTFALVWPQKAEAMYETLEKREKTGLDKDPNNPNASLASSRTGAVPLFSKSVGPSAARTSLKEKIAEQRRAKLAASKGAADRPSSAAASYSPPRSISTKSLGAGGRIMSNASTASSGPARPPSAMSGESTKSALKSSTGTGSLMGGTVRRPIRRPELNRPKTADPYSVRQNKITPSTTTTPEKTPAVKSLKKSVGPTTSSAIRPRSHHQNSPAVSPVRSKSRVGQATASTHRKTPSIGSQRGSPAGSPHKDEDLTAVKPFIRSQSHHDGTMPFRQRNGMDKRASVDSNALDTDEDNFTMINIPSLAHPISQRVHNTPPKPTSSGGRLPAPGQQAALMKSPDLLPVQSPRMRSPDRSTQEEVEVYEDPFVGDEPSTAGQEVDTPVLGELPINERSNERQPSIDSNGNDVIMGQETEEYHQGHLKTTSTGSVMHTENNDANSPETLKNRQLLASAIKKIEGRTVDAGMFRKIQDAIKSNQEIWGPNDEVFGRLLLACLDYFQTSSEELKLPTMKASSCKSQALATIRAMLSLYRKETAKYFARVLCTILQAKAQHENTSHIAGDMEATANEIVRYGQVSDCLNAVLALIEDMPASTPTNSPNSKSLSPSAPTTSSTRTMTMSLRTLASLVEVTSAKNVVLSQEQTHRLGKLAVRCMEDQDADIRKANIDFCVALHERIVGPGGEPKAFWEAVAGAKEQQLNLLTYYLAKKEKA from the exons ATGGAGGAGCAAACGGCCGCCCTGCTCGCGGCGCTGAAGAAGCAGGCCTCGACCAACGTCGACCAGCGCCTGAACCTGTTCGGCAGCCTCAAGTCCAGCATCAAGCACCAGCGCGTGCCCGAGAGCTGCCAGGCCGACATTCTCGAATGCATCCGGCTCGCCATGACGGCCCAGACGTCGGCCCAGCTCGTCACCGCGGGCTTCTCGACGCTCAGCCACCTGGTTAAGCGGCTGGTGCTGCAGAAGGAGACGCACGTCGTCACCGCGCACTCCTCGCAGCTATGTCCCGTGTTGCTGGACCGCCTAGGCGATGCGCGCGAAGCTCACCGCAGCGCCGCCTCGGTGCTGCTCGTCGAGCTCTACAGCTGGTGCCACGTCGACATCGACGCCGGCATCCACAGCGCCATGACCGGCACCAACCCGCGCGCAAAGGACGCGGCCATGACGTGGGTCGTCAAGATGAACAAGAACCACAGCCTGCCCTTCAAGAACTATGTCAACCCCCTGGTCGCCAACCTGGAAGACGCCGACCCCGAGGTGCGCAACGTTGCCAAGAATGCCATTGTCTCGCTGTTCCA GTCCGTCCCGAACAGCGCCCTCGCGAATCTGAAGAAGCAGCTCGCTGTCTACAACGTGCGCAAAGCGACCGTCACCTTCATCACCGCCCAGCTCGACGACCCCGCCATGGACGACGAACACCATGAGCCCGTCCCGGCACCAGTGCGCGAGCCTCAGCGCGAGCGCGCCCTGCCAACCTCACGAGCGAAGGCGCTGCAGCCCGACACAGGCTTTGCAGACAGCTTACCCACCGAACAGGCCCCTCCCACCGAGGCCGTCCCCATGGACCCCATACAAGTCTACACCCAGCGCGAGCTCGAGGACATCTTCCGCGACATGGCGCCACCATTCGAGGGCCGGGAAAACGAGCAGAACTGGATAGGACGTGACAAGAACACAACCAAACTAAGACGCATTCTCATGGGCAACGCACCCACCGAATTCCACGCCGTTTTCATGGCAGGCATCAAATCACTGCTGGACGGCATTCTCAAAGTGGCCAACACGCTGCGAACGACAATGTCCACCAACGGCTGTCACTTGGTGCAGGAGCTTGCGAAGACGCTAGGCCCAGCTATCGATCCCTGGGTGGAGATTCTGCTCCAGAGCTTCATCAAGATGTGCGCCGCTACCAAAAACATCGCAGCACAGAATGGAAACGTGACTGTGGATGCGCTTCTCTCAAATGTATCGTACAACAACCGCATCCTGCAGCACGTTCAGTTTGCCTCACAGGACAAGAACGTCCAGCCCCGTACCTTCTCCGCCAACTGGGTAAAGACACTGATCCGGAAGCACAAGTCGCAAATTGAACATTCTGGAGGACTGGACAGCTTTGACAAGATATTGAAGAAGGGGTTGGCAGACGCCAACCCCAAGGTGCGCGAGGCCTACCGAAGCACATACTGGACGTTCGCTTTGGTGTGGCCTCAGAAAGCTGAAGC CATGTACGAGACCCTCGAGAAGCGAGAGAAGACTGGTCTCGACAAGGACCCCAACAATCCCAACGCCTCGCTTGCATCATCGCGAACCGGTGCAGTGCCCTTGTTTTCAAAGTCTGTTGGACCGAGCGCTGCGAGGACGAGCTTGAAAGAGAAGATTGCAGAGCAGAGACGGGCAAAATTAGCAGCCTCTAAAGGTGCCGCTGATCGACCCAGCTCCGCTGCAGCGAGCTACTCTCCCCCAAGGTCAATCTCAACAAAGTCTCTAGGCGCAGGTGGAAGAATCATGTCCAATGCTTCAACAGCATCTAGCGGACCGGCTCGACCCCCCTCCGCCATGTCTGGAGAATCCACCAAATCGGCCTTGAAGAGTTCGACTGGAACTGGCTCCCTAATGGGTGGCACCGTACGTCGCCCGATTCGTCGACCCGAGCTGAACAGACCAAAGACGGCGGACCCATACTCTGTACGACAAAACAAGATCACTCCTTCGACAACCACAACTCCCGAGAAGACGCCAGCCGTCAAGTCTTTGAAGAAGTCTGTCGGTCCTACAACCTCAAGCGCAATTCGTCCACGGTCCCATCATCAAAACAGCCCTGCAGTCAGCCCGGTTCGGAGCAAGTCCAGGGTTGGCCAAGCTACGGCATCGACACATCGTAAAACCCCGAGTATAGGATCTCAAAGAGGGAGTCCGGCAGGCAGTCCGCACAAAGACGAAGATCTCACGGCGGTGAAGCCATTCATCCGATCGCAAAGCCATCACGACGGGACGATGCCCTTCCGGCAAAGGAACGGCATGGACAAGCGTGCTTCTGTTGACAGCAATGCACTTGACACGGACGAAGACAACTTCACAATGATCAACATCCCAAGCCTTGCGCACCCAATATCACAAAGGGTGCATAATACACCTCCCAAGCCGACAAGTTCTGGAGGTCGATTGCCCGCACCGGGCCAGCAAGCAGCGCTGATGAAGAGCCCCGATCTTTTGCCAGTACAGAGTCCGCGGATGAGGTCTCCTGACCGGTCTACACAAGAGGAGGTTGAGGTGTACGAAGACCCTTTCGTTGGTGACGAGCCATCAACTGCAGGTCAGGAGGTCGATACGCCAGTGCTAGGAGAGCTTCCGATCAACGAGAGGAGCAACGAGCGACAACCGAGCATAGACAGTAACGGAAACGATGTCATAATGGGCCAAGAGACCGAGGAATACCATCAAGGCCACCTTAAGACGACCAGCACCGGAAGCGTCATGCACACCGAAAACAACGATGCCAACAGTCCTGAGACACTTAAGAACAGACAATTGCTCGCCAGTGCCATCAAGAAGATTGAAGGACGTACAGTCGACGCTGGTATGTTCCGAAAGATCCAGGATGCGATAAAATCAAACCAGGAGATCTGGGGCCCAAATGACGAGGTCTTTGGCAGGCTACTCCTCGCATGCCTCGACTATTTCCAAACATCTTCTGAGGAGCTGAAGCTGCCCACAATGAAGGCCAGCTCTTGCAAGAGCCAGGCTCTTGCAACTATTCGTGCGATGCTATCTCTGTACCGTAAAGAAACAGCCAAGTACTTCGCCCGCGTCCTCTGTACCATATTGCAGGCCAAGGCACAGCATGAAAATACCTCGCACATCGCAGGCGATATGGAAGCGACTGCCAACGAGATCGTCCGCTATGGCCAAGTATCGGACTGTTTAAATGCGGTTCTTGCCCTCATCGAAGACATGCCTGCCTCAACGCCTACCAATTCTCCAAATTCCAAGTCCCTATCTCCGTCCGCACCCACTACTAGCAGTACTCGCACCATGACTATGTCGCTGCGCACTCTAGCAAGCCTCGTGGAAGTCACGAGCGCAAAGAATGTTGTACTCTCGCAAGAGCAGACTCATCGCTTGGGTAAACTCGCCGTCAGATGTATGGAGGATCAGGATGCAGACATTAGGAAGGCGAACATCGATTTTTGTGTCGCACTGCATGAACGGATTGTTGGACCGGGCGGCGAGCCTAAGGCATTTTGGGAGGCAGTTGCTGGCGCCAAAGAACAGCAACTCAACCTGCTCACCTACTATCTTGCCAAAAAGGAGAAAGCATAG